A window of the Thalassoglobus sp. JC818 genome harbors these coding sequences:
- a CDS encoding protein kinase: MPPTLIGQPAPTFRLQAVQFGAEEAEWRTPDSYAGEWLILLFYPRDFSFVCPTELTAFSAHFEEFRLRNCQILGISVDTLDDHRRWFQTPIAEGGIGPLRFPLASDQSGEFARACGVWLEDKQCAARGLLIIDPDGVVQYFVAHNTSVGRNSDEVLRVLDAVQSGGLCPESWAAADGTIDIVNELKPGRVLGQYRLVSQLGAGGFGNVFLADDLTLKRRVALKVIRATASSAREQVIAEARAAASLNHPNVCTVFAVETIGGLPMIVMEYVEGVSLSEIDLSSLASKERSRIAVDIASGLAEAHAHGIVHGDLKPANVIVASGGRATLLDFGLARHSRDGLPQTDPRNESSVGDDVDATVIGVAVDEKEKRPVGALSGTPRYMSPEQTLGERGTTASDIYSFGLILFELISTRPAIPKLPLLEILDSIRSGRVREQVLSNVEGPASTLLAEMLATDPDSRPAAKDVKRALSGMKFEH; the protein is encoded by the coding sequence ATGCCACCCACTTTGATTGGTCAACCTGCGCCGACGTTCCGACTCCAGGCAGTGCAATTTGGCGCTGAGGAAGCTGAATGGAGAACGCCGGATTCATACGCAGGTGAGTGGCTGATCTTATTGTTCTACCCGCGTGACTTTTCGTTCGTGTGCCCAACAGAGTTGACCGCGTTCAGTGCTCACTTCGAAGAGTTCCGGCTGAGGAACTGTCAGATTCTCGGGATCAGTGTCGACACGCTGGACGATCATCGTCGCTGGTTTCAAACTCCAATTGCCGAAGGTGGAATTGGCCCGCTCCGGTTTCCGCTCGCCTCCGATCAGTCCGGAGAATTTGCTCGGGCGTGCGGTGTCTGGCTGGAAGATAAGCAGTGTGCTGCGCGGGGTTTGTTAATCATCGATCCAGATGGTGTCGTCCAATACTTTGTGGCGCATAATACGAGTGTGGGTCGCAACAGCGATGAAGTGTTGCGAGTGCTCGATGCGGTCCAGTCGGGAGGCCTTTGTCCGGAGAGCTGGGCAGCTGCGGATGGGACGATTGACATCGTCAATGAATTGAAACCGGGAAGAGTTCTCGGGCAGTATCGTCTGGTTTCTCAACTTGGAGCAGGCGGATTCGGGAACGTTTTTCTCGCGGACGATCTGACTCTCAAACGCAGGGTGGCACTCAAAGTCATCCGAGCGACAGCTTCATCGGCACGAGAGCAGGTTATCGCTGAAGCAAGAGCAGCTGCGAGTTTGAATCACCCGAATGTCTGCACTGTTTTTGCAGTGGAAACGATTGGCGGGCTGCCGATGATCGTCATGGAATATGTGGAAGGAGTCAGTCTTTCAGAGATTGACTTGTCATCGCTGGCAAGCAAAGAGCGTTCACGGATCGCCGTCGACATTGCTTCTGGGTTGGCAGAGGCACATGCTCACGGAATTGTTCATGGTGACCTAAAGCCAGCCAACGTGATCGTTGCAAGCGGGGGACGGGCGACGCTTCTCGATTTCGGTCTCGCACGACATTCACGAGACGGACTTCCCCAGACGGACCCGCGAAACGAGTCGAGCGTCGGCGATGATGTCGATGCGACGGTGATTGGTGTGGCCGTCGATGAAAAGGAAAAACGGCCGGTCGGTGCATTGAGCGGGACGCCGAGGTATATGTCTCCCGAACAAACTCTCGGCGAACGCGGAACGACAGCATCAGACATCTACTCGTTCGGTTTGATTCTTTTCGAATTGATCTCAACTCGCCCTGCGATTCCGAAGCTGCCTTTGCTCGAGATCCTCGATTCCATCCGGTCGGGCCGCGTTCGGGAACAGGTTCTGAGTAATGTTGAAGGACCCGCTTCGACACTCCTCGCGGAGATGCTCGCAACCGATCCCGATTCACGGCCAGCAGCCAAAGATGTGAAACGGGCATTGTCGGGCATGAAGTTCGAACACTGA
- a CDS encoding sigma-70 family RNA polymerase sigma factor, with amino-acid sequence MLTNFVGATFVDMEAPHHDSNEAEIVSLLTEIQLPLLLYVRSLLPGDPSARDVAQQANAKIWQLRDEFESGTNFKAWAFSIARFEVLSYRKQQARDARFVFSSELEELISDEISVGTGELELQSEALRECMQSLRERDRELILHRYASGESLAIYAERMGRSLSGLKVALHRLRNSLSKCIQQRLETRGISS; translated from the coding sequence TTGCTAACCAACTTCGTCGGTGCGACATTTGTAGATATGGAAGCACCGCATCACGACAGCAATGAAGCCGAAATTGTCTCGCTACTGACCGAGATTCAACTCCCGCTTTTATTGTACGTGAGGTCTCTTTTGCCGGGTGATCCCTCTGCTCGGGATGTTGCACAGCAAGCCAACGCAAAAATCTGGCAACTGCGAGACGAGTTTGAGTCTGGCACAAACTTCAAAGCTTGGGCATTTTCGATTGCGCGATTTGAAGTTCTGAGTTATCGCAAGCAGCAAGCTCGCGACGCGCGATTTGTCTTCAGCTCTGAGTTGGAAGAGCTCATCAGCGATGAAATCTCAGTGGGAACAGGTGAACTGGAACTGCAAAGCGAAGCGCTTCGTGAATGTATGCAATCACTTCGAGAAAGAGATCGAGAGTTGATCCTTCATCGTTACGCGAGTGGGGAGTCACTCGCGATTTACGCGGAACGAATGGGACGAAGTTTGAGCGGTCTGAAAGTCGCGTTACATCGGCTGAGAAACAGTCTGTCGAAGTGTATTCAACAGAGACTTGAGACGCGGGGAATCTCATCATGA
- a CDS encoding PEP-CTERM sorting domain-containing protein: MRTCLRILCAAAIAASLGTGRAEADLTITPLTPAFATGPETSQAQINVILDGLIGNSTELYKSDEETGTVSGPFASSYTTTYSNPVGDPGNALIEYVSGPKLTTANYLLVKDGNQDPAWYLFAINWDGMMDISIEDFWPGNGAISHVALYQGDPFNTVPEPTTFALWGVAGIAGLVARRRRKTNA; the protein is encoded by the coding sequence ATGAGAACTTGCTTGAGGATATTATGCGCGGCCGCAATAGCCGCAAGTTTAGGAACGGGCCGAGCGGAAGCTGACCTGACGATCACACCTTTGACACCGGCTTTTGCAACCGGACCAGAAACGTCACAGGCTCAAATCAATGTGATCTTGGATGGCTTGATCGGGAATTCGACAGAGCTCTACAAGTCCGATGAAGAAACAGGAACCGTTTCTGGACCGTTCGCTTCCAGCTACACCACCACCTACAGCAATCCAGTCGGAGACCCTGGAAACGCGCTCATCGAGTATGTTTCCGGTCCGAAATTGACGACAGCAAACTACTTGCTCGTCAAAGATGGCAACCAAGATCCAGCGTGGTATCTGTTTGCGATCAACTGGGATGGAATGATGGACATCAGCATTGAAGATTTCTGGCCGGGCAATGGAGCAATTTCCCATGTCGCCCTGTATCAGGGAGACCCTTTCAATACTGTTCCAGAGCCAACAACTTTCGCCCTGTGGGGAGTTGCTGGGATTGCGGGACTGGTTGCTCGACGACGTCGAAAGACCAACGCGTAG
- a CDS encoding LamG-like jellyroll fold domain-containing protein, with product MTEQELMKLIDALLDGDISEADFLRLEAELSVDPQARKEYYDRTALTMLLEETAAEVQGDDAAITKRSSARRPDSAWRKAFAAMAIVCALLFGLTVWLIGSSLFDDAGGKLVENENGTSPRVADKEDQATGFAVVMAQSDAVWGAGQSLHDGSLVPLGEIQLEQGVVQLELFSGVMVIVEGKARFSIESPMEMTVAEGQVRAQVPEPAQGFRVRTSGGEVVDLGTEFAIHAGADSSEVHVLDGEIEWRPKTNVVRKLQEGEALRLVDDGDEQAIPANRSQFIGAAEFYESLNAEKVSKRARWASYRQNLQEDERVVAWYAMDTPRSARRRIANQANGGSMQAGEGAVVAASPAQDRWGTEGAALDFSPTGSRVRLNISGELRSMTLSTWIRINSLDRWYNSLFLTDGHELNEPHWQIMDDGRLFFSVKKRDEFDRSRGERDKHIYYSPPFWNTSMSGQWLMLTTVYDVDAMQVTHYLNGEVLSQERIPEEYVVEAVQIGNASLCNWGLPTREDPHFAVRNLNGSMDEFVMFSAALSALEVKDLYENGRP from the coding sequence ATGACCGAACAGGAACTGATGAAGCTGATCGATGCTTTACTGGATGGTGACATCTCAGAAGCTGACTTTCTGCGCCTCGAGGCAGAGTTGAGTGTCGATCCCCAAGCCCGAAAGGAATATTACGACCGCACCGCACTGACGATGCTTCTCGAGGAAACTGCAGCTGAAGTGCAGGGTGATGACGCAGCGATCACGAAACGAAGTTCTGCAAGACGACCGGATTCCGCCTGGCGTAAAGCATTTGCAGCGATGGCCATCGTGTGTGCTTTGCTCTTCGGTTTAACCGTCTGGCTGATCGGCAGTTCGTTGTTCGATGATGCAGGCGGCAAGCTTGTTGAGAACGAGAACGGAACGTCGCCTCGAGTCGCAGACAAAGAAGACCAGGCAACTGGCTTCGCGGTTGTGATGGCACAATCGGATGCCGTGTGGGGGGCAGGGCAATCGCTCCACGACGGCAGCCTCGTTCCGCTGGGTGAAATCCAGCTAGAGCAGGGCGTTGTTCAATTGGAGTTGTTCAGCGGCGTCATGGTCATCGTTGAGGGGAAAGCTCGGTTCTCAATTGAGTCTCCCATGGAGATGACTGTTGCTGAAGGTCAAGTGCGAGCACAGGTTCCAGAACCGGCACAGGGCTTTCGAGTTCGGACATCGGGAGGCGAAGTCGTCGATTTAGGGACGGAATTCGCAATCCATGCTGGCGCAGATTCATCCGAAGTCCATGTGCTGGACGGGGAGATTGAATGGAGACCGAAGACGAACGTCGTTCGGAAATTGCAGGAGGGTGAAGCACTGCGACTGGTTGACGATGGCGACGAACAAGCCATCCCGGCGAACCGATCACAATTCATCGGAGCCGCTGAATTCTATGAGTCATTGAACGCAGAGAAGGTCTCGAAGCGTGCCCGGTGGGCATCGTACCGTCAGAACCTGCAAGAGGACGAACGGGTCGTTGCCTGGTATGCGATGGATACTCCGCGGAGTGCTCGTCGTCGGATCGCCAACCAAGCCAACGGAGGTTCGATGCAAGCTGGGGAAGGCGCCGTCGTGGCTGCTTCGCCCGCTCAGGATCGTTGGGGAACCGAAGGGGCTGCACTTGATTTCAGTCCAACGGGAAGCCGTGTGCGTTTGAATATTTCAGGCGAACTGCGGTCGATGACGCTGTCGACATGGATTCGTATTAACAGCCTTGATCGCTGGTACAACTCTCTGTTTTTGACGGACGGTCATGAATTGAACGAGCCGCACTGGCAGATCATGGATGACGGTCGGTTGTTCTTTTCCGTCAAGAAGCGAGACGAATTCGATCGCTCGCGCGGGGAGCGGGACAAGCACATCTACTATTCGCCCCCGTTCTGGAATACCTCTATGAGCGGGCAGTGGCTGATGTTGACCACCGTCTATGACGTCGATGCGATGCAGGTCACACATTATCTCAACGGCGAAGTGCTCAGCCAGGAACGCATTCCCGAAGAATACGTCGTCGAGGCGGTCCAAATCGGAAACGCTTCACTTTGCAACTGGGGACTGCCCACTCGCGAAGATCCGCATTTTGCTGTCCGAAATCTCAACGGAAGCATGGACGAATTTGTCATGTTCTCAGCAGCCTTGTCTGCTTTGGAAGTAAAGGACCTTTACGAAAATGGTCGTCCGTAA
- a CDS encoding PSD1 and planctomycete cytochrome C domain-containing protein produces MVVRNFWNRMTLAVASLLLLTGILSADVPAEKHEEAARLFTLKVLPTLKAKCFGCHGDDPENIKGELDVRTLEGLLRGGESGEPSIVVGHPEESSLVSAIKWELLEMPPKENDRLTDKQIEQVEEWIRFGAPWPSLEEQRRIRDEEAKVIENEDGVIVSTSGGLSDEWTTRRYAPDDLWAFRPLAEVTVPEDQHPVDYFIQRKLKDAGFASADQADPETLIRRATLDLIGLAPTPQETAQFKQEWREDSEQAWSNLIDRLLESPHYGERWGQHWLDVVRYADTGGYANDYERSNAWRYRDYVIRSFNNDKPYNQFVVEQLAGDELADASVRERTGVDEKGLHQVRLNGDYTQEESEWLVATGFLRMGPWDNAMVLQPEARQIYLDDLVNSVGQSFLSTTMRCFKCHDHKFDPLPTRDYYRMYAAFAGTQMAERPVPFLDTETRNGFEEGKLHVEKMLKFATAEKDRILAKQEAAAKAWFDERGLKYLTPEERKELPDEEKPPRHVGLDHVDEGQLKVREQDEWIWTRRLERYEPMVQSVFNASDEDVGNRFARKLRLKNKVDPGLVPTSTILLGGGLSAPGDEVAPGVLSAVGLEANTASSMDPFLLDSQLEGRRLGLAKWIVHPDNALAVRSIVNRIWQHHFAKPIAANPNNFGAKGGRPTHPELLDWLASEFVLRGWSFKEMHRLLMSSETYRQASFHPQVEELETNDPNNDLYAYANSRRLTAEEIRDSMLAITGELNPEVGGLPVMPEMNMEVALQPRMIQFSLAPAYQPSRTPAMRNRRTIYAYRVRGQADPFLELFNQPNPNDSCEARDSAAVTPQAFTLLNSDMMIDRSIALALRLHRENDSIEGQVRQAFELCYGRKATSEDVEQMVGYVSAMQDYHQQVEPQPAEYPTEITRSLVEEFSGQPFEYQEVLPVFERYQSDPKAADVDVNVRALADMCLLLLNSNEFLFVY; encoded by the coding sequence ATGGTCGTCCGTAACTTTTGGAATCGAATGACACTGGCCGTCGCAAGTCTCCTTCTTCTCACGGGAATTCTGTCCGCAGATGTTCCCGCTGAAAAGCATGAAGAGGCAGCGCGGCTGTTCACGCTGAAAGTCCTGCCGACGCTGAAAGCCAAGTGCTTTGGTTGTCACGGCGATGATCCAGAAAACATCAAAGGCGAACTGGATGTACGGACTCTCGAGGGGCTGTTGCGCGGCGGCGAATCCGGAGAACCGTCGATTGTCGTCGGCCATCCCGAAGAAAGTTCCCTCGTGAGTGCGATCAAATGGGAACTGCTCGAAATGCCTCCCAAAGAGAACGATCGTCTCACCGACAAGCAAATTGAACAGGTCGAAGAATGGATTCGCTTTGGGGCACCGTGGCCATCACTTGAAGAGCAGCGACGCATTCGTGATGAAGAAGCAAAGGTCATCGAGAACGAAGATGGTGTGATCGTCAGCACCAGTGGCGGACTCTCCGATGAATGGACGACTCGCCGCTACGCTCCAGACGATTTGTGGGCCTTCCGACCGCTGGCTGAAGTCACTGTTCCGGAAGACCAGCATCCTGTCGACTACTTCATTCAACGTAAGCTGAAGGACGCCGGATTTGCTTCCGCAGATCAAGCAGATCCAGAAACCCTCATTCGCCGCGCAACACTCGACTTGATCGGATTGGCGCCGACGCCTCAGGAAACCGCACAATTCAAGCAAGAGTGGAGAGAAGACTCTGAACAGGCTTGGAGCAATTTGATCGACCGGTTGCTGGAGAGTCCTCACTATGGAGAACGTTGGGGACAACACTGGTTGGACGTCGTTCGATATGCGGACACCGGTGGGTACGCAAACGACTACGAACGCTCGAACGCATGGCGTTATCGAGATTACGTCATTCGCTCTTTCAACAACGATAAGCCTTACAATCAGTTTGTCGTCGAGCAGCTAGCTGGAGACGAACTCGCTGATGCTTCAGTTCGCGAAAGAACGGGAGTGGACGAAAAAGGACTCCATCAAGTCCGTTTGAACGGGGACTACACGCAGGAAGAGAGCGAATGGCTTGTCGCAACCGGGTTCTTGCGAATGGGGCCTTGGGACAATGCGATGGTTCTGCAACCGGAAGCGCGTCAGATCTATCTCGATGATCTCGTGAATTCGGTTGGGCAGTCGTTTCTGTCCACAACCATGCGGTGCTTTAAGTGTCACGATCACAAGTTTGACCCGCTGCCGACGCGTGACTATTACCGAATGTACGCTGCGTTCGCCGGGACTCAGATGGCAGAACGGCCGGTTCCTTTCCTCGACACCGAAACCCGCAACGGTTTTGAGGAAGGAAAACTGCACGTCGAGAAGATGCTCAAGTTTGCGACTGCGGAAAAGGATCGAATCCTCGCGAAGCAGGAAGCCGCCGCCAAAGCCTGGTTCGACGAACGCGGATTGAAGTACCTGACACCGGAAGAACGAAAAGAACTTCCAGACGAAGAGAAACCACCGCGCCATGTTGGGCTCGATCACGTCGATGAAGGTCAACTGAAAGTTCGCGAACAGGATGAATGGATTTGGACACGAAGGCTCGAACGCTACGAGCCAATGGTTCAAAGCGTATTCAACGCATCAGATGAAGATGTGGGAAACCGGTTCGCTCGAAAGCTGCGTTTGAAAAACAAAGTCGACCCGGGATTAGTTCCCACTTCAACAATCCTTCTGGGTGGGGGGCTGAGTGCTCCTGGTGATGAAGTCGCACCCGGTGTTTTGAGTGCTGTTGGACTTGAAGCGAACACAGCTTCGTCGATGGACCCGTTTCTTCTCGACAGTCAATTGGAAGGTCGACGACTGGGATTGGCGAAATGGATTGTTCACCCGGACAACGCGCTCGCTGTGCGATCGATCGTAAACCGAATCTGGCAGCATCATTTCGCGAAGCCGATTGCTGCCAATCCAAACAACTTCGGTGCGAAAGGGGGGCGACCGACCCATCCTGAATTGCTCGACTGGCTGGCCAGTGAGTTCGTCCTGCGAGGTTGGAGCTTCAAGGAAATGCACCGGTTGCTCATGAGTTCGGAAACTTATCGACAGGCCAGTTTTCATCCGCAGGTCGAAGAGCTCGAAACGAATGATCCGAACAATGATCTGTACGCTTACGCGAATTCGCGACGGCTAACCGCAGAAGAAATTCGAGACAGCATGCTGGCGATCACAGGTGAGCTGAATCCGGAAGTCGGTGGACTGCCGGTCATGCCGGAAATGAATATGGAAGTCGCGCTTCAACCGCGAATGATTCAGTTCTCGCTGGCCCCTGCTTATCAACCATCACGCACTCCAGCGATGCGAAACCGTCGAACGATTTATGCGTATCGCGTTCGCGGGCAGGCCGATCCATTCCTCGAGTTGTTCAATCAACCGAATCCAAACGATTCGTGCGAAGCCCGGGACTCCGCAGCGGTGACCCCGCAAGCGTTCACCTTGCTCAATAGCGACATGATGATTGATCGTTCCATTGCGTTAGCTCTCCGGCTGCATCGCGAAAATGATTCCATCGAAGGTCAAGTTCGCCAAGCATTTGAGCTGTGCTATGGCCGCAAAGCGACTTCGGAAGACGTTGAACAGATGGTCGGCTACGTTTCCGCGATGCAGGATTACCACCAGCAGGTAGAGCCTCAACCTGCCGAATATCCGACCGAAATCACTCGTTCGCTTGTCGAAGAGTTCTCAGGCCAGCCATTCGAATATCAGGAAGTCCTGCCGGTTTTCGAAAGGTATCAATCCGATCCGAAGGCAGCGGATGTTGACGTCAACGTTCGAGCTCTTGCCGATATGTGCCTGTTGCTGTTGAACAGCAACGAGTTTCTCTTCGTCTATTAA
- a CDS encoding SpoIIE family protein phosphatase, whose amino-acid sequence MSGNRNPHTPSETEVVNGPSSSENSVTEPRSTDAETDQRVQTLLSYSPEAIVILDAETGRFIEVNPMAVELFGYERNALLEFGPFDLSPPFQPTGRSEVIGARQIQLAVQGETPIFEWWHCNANGERIPCEVRLVRMPWDGRDVLRASILDMRERKILQVSEYARRKLLDNITQGTPLPDALSSLIRSVENLLPGMKCAIFEKAVGTNRLELLAAPNLSELNVKEFEETDYGQQLLQPVDSNPHTFRVVAEDIGAHPAWNALAGWANRTGMKSCWSQPVMSFSGDVVGVFSMFYDQQSHPAPVELEVLEIAAQLAAIAIDHDRSQKLQKEVYRTLRQRVAEETEHLSQANDKLRKTREDLRLAAVAFDTHDSIVITDRSGIILRVNDSFTALTGYSHEEVVGQTPRMLRSGRHEDEFYQEMWKAISEVGYWEGRIWNRRKDGTEYLQRLTITSLKDDTGKVTHYVGDGQDITDEVKASADRAEIDAARTVQQSLFPAESPAVQSFDIAGRVFPAERVSGDFFDFIPIDEETLGVVVADVSGHGLGPSLVMAQTQAYLRALVEPNFTPGSVLTHANQLYIANNSGHFVTILLGRLHYRKHTFRHAGAGHRGFLLRANGEIETLASTGLPLGIAPDSKIDSAEEKQLFPGDLILLPTDGIEESYTPANGELFGHERLIELAQKHRHRPAEEIVTEIHRAVREFVSHSPQCDDITLVVIKARNFSH is encoded by the coding sequence ATGAGTGGCAATCGCAATCCTCACACTCCTTCAGAGACTGAAGTAGTGAATGGGCCGTCCTCTTCCGAAAATTCAGTAACGGAACCTCGAAGCACTGACGCTGAGACGGACCAACGTGTGCAGACGTTGCTGTCGTACTCGCCGGAAGCCATCGTCATTCTCGACGCCGAAACGGGCCGCTTCATCGAAGTCAATCCGATGGCGGTCGAACTCTTTGGTTACGAACGCAATGCCTTGCTCGAATTCGGCCCCTTCGACCTGAGCCCTCCGTTTCAACCCACCGGACGCTCCGAAGTCATTGGAGCGAGGCAGATTCAACTGGCTGTCCAAGGCGAGACCCCCATCTTCGAATGGTGGCACTGCAACGCCAACGGCGAACGCATTCCGTGCGAGGTTCGACTCGTCAGAATGCCCTGGGACGGTCGCGACGTTTTACGAGCTTCCATCCTCGACATGCGTGAGCGGAAGATCCTTCAGGTCTCTGAATACGCTCGTCGAAAATTGCTGGACAACATCACGCAAGGCACTCCTCTGCCGGACGCTTTGAGTTCCCTGATTCGTTCAGTTGAAAACCTACTTCCGGGAATGAAGTGCGCGATCTTTGAGAAAGCCGTCGGAACAAATCGCCTCGAACTCCTCGCTGCTCCGAACTTATCAGAACTGAATGTGAAAGAATTTGAAGAGACAGACTACGGTCAACAGCTGCTGCAACCTGTCGACTCCAACCCGCATACATTCCGTGTCGTCGCTGAAGACATTGGGGCTCATCCAGCTTGGAACGCTTTGGCCGGCTGGGCCAATCGAACGGGAATGAAGTCGTGTTGGTCACAACCTGTGATGTCGTTCTCCGGTGATGTCGTCGGCGTTTTCTCAATGTTTTACGATCAACAAAGCCACCCGGCTCCAGTCGAGCTTGAAGTCCTTGAGATCGCCGCGCAACTCGCTGCGATTGCGATCGATCACGACCGATCACAGAAGCTGCAGAAGGAAGTCTATCGAACTCTTCGTCAGCGCGTCGCAGAAGAAACCGAGCATCTCAGTCAGGCCAACGACAAGCTTCGAAAAACCCGGGAAGACCTTCGACTCGCCGCCGTCGCGTTCGACACGCATGACAGCATCGTCATCACTGATCGCTCAGGGATTATTCTCCGTGTCAACGACAGCTTCACCGCTCTCACCGGATATTCACATGAAGAAGTCGTCGGCCAGACGCCTCGCATGTTGCGATCAGGACGCCACGAAGACGAGTTCTATCAGGAGATGTGGAAAGCCATTTCCGAAGTCGGCTACTGGGAAGGCAGAATCTGGAATCGACGCAAAGATGGAACCGAATATCTACAGCGACTCACAATCACAAGCTTGAAAGATGACACAGGCAAAGTCACACACTACGTCGGTGATGGTCAGGATATTACCGACGAGGTCAAAGCAAGTGCCGATCGCGCAGAAATCGATGCTGCCCGAACGGTTCAACAGTCACTCTTTCCGGCAGAGTCGCCAGCTGTGCAATCGTTCGATATTGCTGGGCGTGTTTTTCCAGCAGAGAGAGTGAGCGGAGACTTCTTCGACTTTATTCCCATCGACGAAGAAACCCTGGGCGTCGTCGTTGCCGATGTCAGCGGACACGGTCTCGGTCCCAGTCTGGTGATGGCTCAAACACAAGCTTATCTGCGAGCACTCGTCGAACCCAACTTCACTCCCGGATCTGTTCTCACGCACGCCAATCAACTTTATATCGCCAACAATTCCGGGCACTTCGTCACCATCCTTCTCGGCAGACTCCATTATCGAAAACATACGTTTCGTCACGCAGGAGCGGGTCACCGAGGATTTTTGCTGCGCGCCAATGGCGAAATCGAAACGCTAGCTTCAACCGGTCTTCCGCTTGGAATCGCTCCTGACTCGAAAATTGACAGTGCCGAAGAGAAACAGCTCTTCCCAGGAGATCTCATTCTCCTCCCCACTGATGGAATCGAAGAATCCTACACCCCGGCGAATGGCGAGTTATTCGGACACGAACGATTGATCGAACTCGCACAGAAACATCGCCATCGCCCCGCTGAGGAAATTGTCACGGAGATTCACCGCGCAGTGAGAGAGTTCGTCTCACACTCTCCGCAATGCGATGACATTACTCTCGTCGTGATCAAGGCCAGGAACTTCTCTCACTGA
- a CDS encoding PEP-CTERM sorting domain-containing protein, whose amino-acid sequence MGRFLGAFCAALVVAGLGASNAKADFLLGGPANFGSDPAEVTIKVEDIGGSLKFTITSIPAPGTGNIGDLQGFFFDVNDSSLLSGLSVTGSDVTGFDFSGSTRDLGNGVNLNGGINYNFDAGVKIGSSGMGGDDIRSTSFVLSHSSQSLDLSFVTTPSYFGVRLSSVGPLDGDRGGSSKLKGPGDPFLTTVPEPSSFALLGLGSIGMARLARRRRSS is encoded by the coding sequence ATGGGACGGTTTTTGGGAGCGTTTTGCGCCGCCTTGGTGGTTGCAGGGCTCGGGGCCAGCAACGCTAAAGCGGATTTCCTCCTCGGGGGACCAGCTAATTTTGGAAGCGATCCAGCTGAAGTAACAATCAAAGTCGAGGACATCGGAGGATCTCTGAAGTTCACGATTACTTCGATTCCTGCCCCTGGAACAGGGAACATCGGAGACTTGCAGGGTTTCTTCTTCGACGTGAATGACAGCAGCTTGCTCAGCGGTTTGTCAGTGACCGGATCGGACGTCACGGGATTCGACTTCTCAGGAAGTACTCGTGATCTCGGAAACGGAGTGAATCTGAACGGCGGCATAAACTACAATTTTGACGCTGGAGTCAAAATTGGTTCGTCCGGAATGGGCGGTGACGACATTCGTTCAACATCGTTCGTTCTGTCTCACTCAAGCCAAAGCCTGGACCTCAGCTTTGTGACTACTCCGAGCTACTTCGGCGTTCGTTTGTCCAGCGTTGGTCCACTCGACGGCGATCGCGGCGGATCAAGCAAGTTGAAAGGCCCTGGAGATCCATTCCTGACAACGGTTCCTGAGCCATCATCGTTCGCGTTGTTGGGACTCGGATCGATTGGAATGGCTCGTTTGGCCCGTCGTCGACGGTCAAGCTAG